The genomic region TCACATGCGGGCCATCGTCGATACCGGCAATCGCTTGGTTGCTGCGCTCGACAAAAATGATTCTGTCGGCATTCTCGACAGTTATTCCTACGACATTTCCTTTTTTACCGAGTTCGAACGCTTTGACCGACACGCGGAAAAACTGCGGCGCCAGGGTGACGACAAGCGCTTTCATTATGTCAGTATCTGCTCACCCAATTATCTGCATGATGCGCACATCCGTTTTGCCCTGCGCATCGGCGCCGATGCCATTTGTGAAAAACCATTAGTGCTCAACCCCTGGAATCTTGAGGCTCTGGCCGAGCTGGAAGCCGAAAGCGGACGGCGCATTTACAACATTCTGCAGTTGCGCGTGCATCCGGCACTGCTGCAACTCAAAAAAGCAACCGAGGAAGACGGCAGCGGCAAAAGACATCAGGTCGATCTGAGCTACATCACTTCGCGTGGCAACTGGTATTTTCATTCCTGGAAGGGCGACGCGCACAAATCCGGCGGCGTGGTCACAAATATCGGCATTCACTTTTTCGACATGCTCATGTGGATATTCGGCGGTGTGGAATCCTGTCAGGTTCATTTGAGCGACGAGCGCCGCATGGCCGGTTTTCTCGCCCTGAAAAACGCCGATGTGCGCTGGTTTCTCTCCGTCGACCACGAGGACCTTCCGGTGGCTGCCAGAACCTCGAACAAGACCACTTTTCGCTCGGTGCGGGTCGATGATCAGGAAATTGAATTCTCTGCGGGGTTTGTCGACCTGCATACGGTGGTCTATCAGGAAATTCTTGCCGGTCGCGGGTTCGGCATCGAAGACGCTCGACCCTCCATCGATCTGGTGCATAGTTTGCGAAATGCCGAAGTCCTCGGCGTGCATGCCGACACCGTGCATCCCCTGGCATTGGCCGTGGCTGAAAAACGCTGAATTGCGGAGGCTTTAATGGATTACTTTGTACACCCATCCTCCTTTGTCGATGAAGGGGCCGAGATCGGCGCCGGCACCAAAATCTGGCACTTCAGCCATGTCCTCTCTGGGGCCAGGATCGGCAACCGGTGCAGTTTTGGTCAGAACTGCTGTGTGTCCGGGGGAACGGTCATCGGCAACAACGTCAAGGTGCAGAACAACGTCTCCATCTATGAGGGAACCATCATCGAGGACGATGTCTTTCTCGGCCCCTCCTGCGTGCTGACCAACGTGACCAATCCGCGCTCCCAGGTGGTGCGTCGGGAGTTGTATGAAAAGACTCTTTTGCGGCGTGGTTGTTCCATCGGCGCCAACGCCACCATCGTTTGCGGCATAACTATTGGGCGCTATGCCTTTATCGGTGCGGGTGCGGTGGTGGCGAAGAATGTGCCCGATTACGCCCTTATGGTCGGCGTGCCCGCCAAGCAGGTAGGTTGGATGAGTCGCCACGGCCATGTCCTCAAGGATCCCGATACTCAGGGGATTCTGGTCTGCCCGGAAAGCCGTCTGCGCTATCAGCTCAACAACGAGGGGGCCTTGCGTTGTCTGGATCTGGATGAGGATGCACCGCTGCCGCCTGAGTTGGCCGTGGGCAAAACCTTTTATGACGAACTGAAGAAATAAATATTCGAAAATACATTGGGAGCATTCATGCAATTCATCGACCTTAAGACCCAGCAGACTCCAATACGCGAAGACATTGAGCAACGCATCAAGGCGGTTCTCGATCACGGGCAATACATTATGGGGCCGGAGGTGACGGAACTGGAGCAGCGCCTTGCGCAGTATGTAGGCGCTCGCCATTGCCTCGGCGTTTCAAGTGGCACCGATGCCCTGCTCATCGCCATGATGGCGCTGGGAATCGGCCCGGGAGATGAGGTGGTGACCTCGCCCTTTACCTTCATCTCGACGGTCGAAACCATCGCTTTGCTCGGCGCCCGGCCGGTGTTCGTCGACATTGAACCACGCACTTATAATCTTGATCCAACGCTGCTGGAGGCGGCGCTCACCGACAAAACCAGGGCGATTATGCCGGTGAGCCTCTATGGTCAGTGCGCCGATTTCCTAGCCATCAACGCCATCGCCGCGCAGCGCGGCATCCCGGTTATCGAAGACGGGGCGCAAAGTTTCGGTGCCACCCAGCGGGGCGAGAGATCCTGTCATCTTTCCACCATCGGCTGCACCAGCTTCTTTCCCTCCAAGCCTTTAGGTGGTTATGGTGATGGTGGCGCCTGCTTTACCGATGACGATGAACTGGCCAAGCGCATGCAACAGATTCGCGTGCACGGCCAGGATCGGCGCTACAATCACCCGCTGATCGGCGTCAATGGGCGTCTCGATACCTTGCAGGCGGCCATCCTTCTCGCCAAGCTCGATATCTTCCCCGATGAGGTTGAGCGCCGCGCCGCCGTTGCAGAGCGCTATCGGAAACTGCTCGGCGATATGGTCGTTGTCCCGTTCGTCGAAGATTACAACACCAGCGTCTATGCCCAGTACACCATCCGTGTCGAGCAACGCGACGAAATGTTGGCCGCTCTTGCCGCGCAAGGCGTCCCGACAGCGGTGCATTACCCTGTCCCCCTGCACCGGCAACCCGCCTTTGCCTCCCTCGGTTATCCGCATGCGAGCTTCCCTCATGCAGAAGAAGCTGCGCGGCAGGTCATGAGCCTGCCCATGCATCCCTACCTCAAGGAAGCCGATCAGGTGCAGATCGCCGAGGCGGTTAAGGTTGCCGTCAACGGATGAAATCTCGGGATTAGAACAAGGAACAACTTACCCATGAAGGTTGTGCAGTTTTTGCCGGAACTCAATGAAGGCGGCGTCGAGCGCGGCACCGTAGAACTCAATCGCGAGTTCATCAGGCGCGGCCTGGAGAGCGTCGTCATCAGTAGTGGCGGAAAGCTGGTCGCGCAGATTGAGCGCGACGGCGGCACCCACATCGCCTTTGATGTATGCAGCAAGAATCCACTGACCGCCCCGTGGCGCATCCTCAAGTTGCGCGCCCTGTTGCGGAGCCTTCAACCCGACATCCTGCATGCCCGCAGTCGGGTGCCGGCCTGGCTGGTGTGGCTGGCCAATCGCAGGCTGGGTTACCCCTTCGTCACCACGGTCCACGGCCTCAACCGCCCCAACAAATACAGTGAGATCATGACTCGCGGAGACCGCGTGATTACCGTGGGCGATCCGGTGCGTGACCATATCCTCAAACACTACCGGGTCGATCCGGAAAAGATACGGGTCATTCAGCGCGGCGTCGACATGGACCAGTTCGACCCGGCCAAGGTGGATCGCGCCTTTATCGACGAATTCCGCAAGAAGTATCAACTTGAAGGCAAATACGTTGTCGCCAGCGTCGGACGCATCACCTGGTTGAAGGACTATGAAACCTTTATTGCGGCCATTTCCGAGGTACGCGTGGAAATTCCTGAAGTCGTCGGACTCATTGTCGGCGGCGCTCACGAGAGCAAGCAGAATTATCTCGGTGATCTACAGAAACTGGCGAAACAACTCGGCGTCGCCGACCAGATTGTTTTTAGCGGTAGCCAGGCCAAAATTGCCGAAATTTACGCTCTCAGCGATGTCTTGGTTAATGCCTCCCTGAAGATGGGCAATATCGGGCGTACCATTGTCGAAGCCTTTGCCCTGGATACGCCTGTAATCGCCACGACTTACGAGGGTTTGGACAATCTGGTCGATAATGGCGTCAACGGCTACCTCATCAAAACCCGCGATCCGCAGGATTTGGCCGAGAAGATTCGCCTGGTGCATCAGGGGGCGTTCAAGGATATCAGGAAGCACCTCAATCCGGAATATACCTTGGCCACGATGGTGGAGAGGACTCTGGGGGTTTATAGGGAGTTGTGTAAAACATGAGAGTTTTTATTGACGGCCCGCGATGGGCGGGTATGTGGACGGAAATATCCGCGGATGAGTTTAAGAATTTAGGCTGGGAAACGCAGATTTTCTATAATAACAAGAAGAAAGCGAAGGCGCGATTTTTCTCCAAGCTGAACAAGTTTCTTCCGGCGACAAAAGCATTTCTGGATTGGGAAAAATTCCAGCAGGAGGATTTGCTTGCTGAATTTGGAAAGAGTCAGTTCGACCTGTATTTCAGTATTCAGGGAAAGATTGACTCAGCTTTTCTAAAAAAGATCAAGGGGCAAAACCCGCAGATTAAGACCGCCTACTGGCTGGGTGACGTGCTCGTCGATGCAGCTAAAAGACGTTTTGACAGCCTGAAAGAGGCAAGTTCCTCCGGTGCCTTGGACGCCCTTCTTGTCTCCTATAAGGGAACCTATCAAGAGCTTATCAATCAAGGGTTTAAGAATGTTCACTACTTTCCCTTCGGTTATTCGAAGACCTTTCATCAGGTCGGGGAAATTACCACCGAGGAGAGAAGGAGATACACCTGCCAGGTGTCTTTTGTCGGCACCCATTATCCGGAGCGTGCCGAAATTATCCATTACCTCAATCAACATCTTAGTGAACCCGTGCAGGTCTGGGGCCGTGGTTGGCAGGGTTCGGGCATTAAATCAAAGGGTCGACTGAGTCTGCAGGAAAGCCTAAAAGTTTATGCCTGCTCCAAGATTTCCCTGAATATCCACCATCACCTGACCGACAATGGCTTCAATATGAAGTTTTATGAAATCCCTGCTGCGGGAGGCTTTCAGATCTGCGACTGGCAGGAAGAACTGGCAAGAACGCCCCTTGCGATGACACCCAATTACGAATCCACAGAGAATCTTTTTGAAATTGTTCAAATGTACCTTGGCTCAGATAAAAAGAGGAGTGATTTGAAAAATCTGTTGCGAAAAAATGTAATTGAAAAGTGCCCTTACGCCAAACAGTATCAACATATGATTAAAGCAATTGTGTGAGCGGTAAAATATATGAAAACTCTTTTTCTGGCAAAAATTGACTACTCAGGCTTGACGGAGGGAATGTCTCGAGCTTTTAAGCAGAAAAACTTTTCAACGCAAATATTTGATACGAAAAAATATAGAAAAATCGACAAATATTTTAAAAGAGATTTTTCTATTCAAAAATTTGGAAAAAAATTAAAAGAATTTTCCCCTGACATTGTCTTTTTAATAGCGCCGATGTTTTTGAAAAGAGAATACTTTGAAATTATCGACAATTTTAAAGAGAGAAACAAACTTAAAGTTGTTGGATGGGTTGGGGACTCATTTAAAAAAGAAAAAGAAAATATAGATAAAATAAGTTTGATTGACTTGTTATATTATACAGATACTGGTTATTTTGACATTTACAGTGCAGATAATGTTGAATATCTGCCACTTGCAACAGATCCAAAAATTTTTATTGATAAAGGTTTTTTATATAAAAATAAATATAATTGTTCTTTCGTAGCATCAAGGACCCCAGGGAGAGCCGGTTTTTTGAAAGACTTAAAATGCTGCGTTGATGTTTTTGGACCAGGATGGAACAACAATGATATTCAAGGAATAACGCACAATGTTAAAAAATGTAAACTCGATATTTGTCAAGTTTCAAATGTATACGCACGATCAAGAATGGTTTTGAATTTAAAAAATGAAAATAATGTTATTAATGGATTGAACCAAAGGAGTTTTGATCCGTGTGCAGCCGGATCACTTCTTCTGCATGACTATGTAGCAGATATTGACTTAAACTACGAGGTCGGGAACGAAATTTTAGTTTTTCGTTCCAAGGAGGAGTTCTCTGAGCTTTATCAAAAATGTATGATTGATGCTGAGTTTAGAAAAAAAATATCTGAAAATGGGAGAAAACGAGTTACTTCTTGCCATACATTTACTAATAGAGTGGAAAAAATTTTAATGAAATTGAGATAAGCATAGGAGTTCTTTATTTTGATAAATAAAAATGAAAAATATTATTCTTTTGAAAGAAAAGATCTTGTCGCCATTGTTCCTTTAATCGAAGGTGCTGTCCTTGATGTAGGTTGCGGTGATGGTGCAACCATGGCGTACCTTTTAGGAAGTGGA from Geoalkalibacter ferrihydriticus DSM 17813 harbors:
- a CDS encoding glycosyltransferase family 4 protein, coding for MKVVQFLPELNEGGVERGTVELNREFIRRGLESVVISSGGKLVAQIERDGGTHIAFDVCSKNPLTAPWRILKLRALLRSLQPDILHARSRVPAWLVWLANRRLGYPFVTTVHGLNRPNKYSEIMTRGDRVITVGDPVRDHILKHYRVDPEKIRVIQRGVDMDQFDPAKVDRAFIDEFRKKYQLEGKYVVASVGRITWLKDYETFIAAISEVRVEIPEVVGLIVGGAHESKQNYLGDLQKLAKQLGVADQIVFSGSQAKIAEIYALSDVLVNASLKMGNIGRTIVEAFALDTPVIATTYEGLDNLVDNGVNGYLIKTRDPQDLAEKIRLVHQGAFKDIRKHLNPEYTLATMVERTLGVYRELCKT
- a CDS encoding DUF3880 domain-containing protein, yielding MRVFIDGPRWAGMWTEISADEFKNLGWETQIFYNNKKKAKARFFSKLNKFLPATKAFLDWEKFQQEDLLAEFGKSQFDLYFSIQGKIDSAFLKKIKGQNPQIKTAYWLGDVLVDAAKRRFDSLKEASSSGALDALLVSYKGTYQELINQGFKNVHYFPFGYSKTFHQVGEITTEERRRYTCQVSFVGTHYPERAEIIHYLNQHLSEPVQVWGRGWQGSGIKSKGRLSLQESLKVYACSKISLNIHHHLTDNGFNMKFYEIPAAGGFQICDWQEELARTPLAMTPNYESTENLFEIVQMYLGSDKKRSDLKNLLRKNVIEKCPYAKQYQHMIKAIV
- a CDS encoding DegT/DnrJ/EryC1/StrS family aminotransferase; amino-acid sequence: MQFIDLKTQQTPIREDIEQRIKAVLDHGQYIMGPEVTELEQRLAQYVGARHCLGVSSGTDALLIAMMALGIGPGDEVVTSPFTFISTVETIALLGARPVFVDIEPRTYNLDPTLLEAALTDKTRAIMPVSLYGQCADFLAINAIAAQRGIPVIEDGAQSFGATQRGERSCHLSTIGCTSFFPSKPLGGYGDGGACFTDDDELAKRMQQIRVHGQDRRYNHPLIGVNGRLDTLQAAILLAKLDIFPDEVERRAAVAERYRKLLGDMVVVPFVEDYNTSVYAQYTIRVEQRDEMLAALAAQGVPTAVHYPVPLHRQPAFASLGYPHASFPHAEEAARQVMSLPMHPYLKEADQVQIAEAVKVAVNG
- a CDS encoding glycosyltransferase produces the protein MKTLFLAKIDYSGLTEGMSRAFKQKNFSTQIFDTKKYRKIDKYFKRDFSIQKFGKKLKEFSPDIVFLIAPMFLKREYFEIIDNFKERNKLKVVGWVGDSFKKEKENIDKISLIDLLYYTDTGYFDIYSADNVEYLPLATDPKIFIDKGFLYKNKYNCSFVASRTPGRAGFLKDLKCCVDVFGPGWNNNDIQGITHNVKKCKLDICQVSNVYARSRMVLNLKNENNVINGLNQRSFDPCAAGSLLLHDYVADIDLNYEVGNEILVFRSKEEFSELYQKCMIDAEFRKKISENGRKRVTSCHTFTNRVEKILMKLR
- a CDS encoding acyltransferase, with the translated sequence MDYFVHPSSFVDEGAEIGAGTKIWHFSHVLSGARIGNRCSFGQNCCVSGGTVIGNNVKVQNNVSIYEGTIIEDDVFLGPSCVLTNVTNPRSQVVRRELYEKTLLRRGCSIGANATIVCGITIGRYAFIGAGAVVAKNVPDYALMVGVPAKQVGWMSRHGHVLKDPDTQGILVCPESRLRYQLNNEGALRCLDLDEDAPLPPELAVGKTFYDELKK
- a CDS encoding Gfo/Idh/MocA family protein codes for the protein MSANKETSPSSEPKNFALIGAAGYIAPRHMRAIVDTGNRLVAALDKNDSVGILDSYSYDISFFTEFERFDRHAEKLRRQGDDKRFHYVSICSPNYLHDAHIRFALRIGADAICEKPLVLNPWNLEALAELEAESGRRIYNILQLRVHPALLQLKKATEEDGSGKRHQVDLSYITSRGNWYFHSWKGDAHKSGGVVTNIGIHFFDMLMWIFGGVESCQVHLSDERRMAGFLALKNADVRWFLSVDHEDLPVAARTSNKTTFRSVRVDDQEIEFSAGFVDLHTVVYQEILAGRGFGIEDARPSIDLVHSLRNAEVLGVHADTVHPLALAVAEKR